The window agtagcacctttaagactaaccaattttattgtagcataagctttcgagaatcacattctcttcgtcagatgcatggagggcagaaggaaactggtcaaatatagaggaggagaggggggagggggaggaggagagcaaacaactcctttgatatggagatgcagacagctccttttggtgtggggatcagtttgcttgtgtaaaggttcaaaggagtttgccatgttagtctgtagtagcaaaatcaaaaagagttcagcagcaacacctagactatccaattccactgcagcacaagccttcaataaccacagtcctccccgccagatgcatctgacaaagagaactgtggtcctcgaaagcccacgccaggtgccactggactccccctgaccccgcctctgtaaaggaaatcagttacctgtgataatgggataaccattcatagtccctattcagtcccagcttgacagagtcaaatttgcataagaattccaattcagcagcttcccgttggattttgtttttgaaaggtttctgttgaatcaTACAAAAGGGAGAGtgtaaccaagaaatcagaagaagattgagatttggaagatcAGCTATGAAGGAACTATAAACAatctttaaggataaggatgtatcTCTAGGGACCAAGATTAAGATAattcacactatggtattccccattactatgtaaaggtaaaggtagtcccctgtgcaagcgctgagtcattactgacccatggggggacgtcgcatcacgacgttttctcggcagactttttacagggtggtttgccattgccttcccaagtcatgtacactttacccccaggaaactgggtactcattttaccaacctcggaaggatggaaggctgagtcaagcttgagccggctacttgaacccagcttctgccaggatcgaactcaggtcatgagcagagcttggactgcagtactacagcttaccactcgggaagaaaattgattaaaagtcaataatgctaggaaaagttgaaggcagtaggaaaagagcaagacccaaaatgagatggctttactcagtaaaggaagccatgtcttcCTTTGCAAGATCTGTGCtagtctgttaattataggacattttggagatctttcattcatagggttgccataagttggaagcaacttaatggcacatacaCACCACAGGTGGCACATGGTAACAATAGggccaatggttgttgtgggttttccgggctgtattgccgtggtcttggcattgtagttcctgacgtttcgccagcagctgtggctggcatcttcagaggtgtagcaccaaaagacagagatctctcagtgtcacaatgtggaaaagatgttggcaggtcatttatatctactcaggaggggtggggttgagctgagtcatcctataagagtttcccagggtgtggaatgctaatggtgggaggcttcactgtatcctgaggaggttgttttgcatatggattggtacttgatgtgctaatcttctctgcagggctattgtcggggacagaatgttttgttagcctggtgtttttcagaactggaaaccatgctctgttcattcttaaggtttcttctttcctgttgaagttttgcttatgcttgtgaatttcaatggcttccctgtgcagtctgacaaagtagttggaagtgttgtccagtattttggtgtcctggaataagatactgtgccctgtttgagttaggctatgttcagccactgctgatttttcaggttgtccaagtctgcagtgtctttcatgttcttttattcttgtctggatgctatgctttgtggtcccgatgtaaacttgtccacagctgcagggtatacggtatactcctgcagaggtgagggggtctctactgtcttttgctgatcgtagcatctgttgtatttttcgggtgggtctgaatactgcttgaaggttatgcttattcataagctttcccatctgatcagtaattcttttgatatatggcaaaaacacttttcctgtaggagactgtttttccttgattgtttgattcatcctgggtttgattgctcttcggatttcatttctggagtagccatttgcctgaagtgcgtggtttagatgattaatttcctcattgagaaagtgcggctcacatatccgtcttgcacgatccactaatgttttcattatgcctcttttctgtcaggggtggtgattggagtttttgtgtaagtaacgatcagtgtgagttggtttcctgtagaccttgtgacctaactgaaagtttgctttgcagatgaccaaggtatccagaaatgggagtttcccctcgatttctttctccattgtgaattgtatgttcaaaacccccatcaattcttcctccccatggctccaaatgataaatgtatcatccacaaaccggaaccatacactaggtttgtggggtgctgattctagagctgttttttcaaaatgttccacgtagaagtttgctataactgggctgagcgggctccccatggccaccccatccatctgttcatagaattcgttatcccattggaagtaactggttgtcagacaatgatggggGACAATGATAGGGCCAATGACTTGAGGTTGACCGGTGCTAGAGAAGTAGTATGATCCCTGGAAAAGATAAAACTATTTGGAAATATGTCTCACCAGCTTAGAAGATTTTTGCTGTGATCCCTTGCACGCACTTTAGTTTTTTCTCATTACTCCTTCACATATTTCTTAATTACAAATCCATTTTACTTCTGTTGATCATCTGGCTTCTTGCTCTTTCTATCATGTACTGGCAAAGGAAGAATATCTGTTGTTTTTTATGGTAAACCTAACAGGGAAATGCTTAGCAAAACATATTTGTTTTCTAGGTAATTTGTGCTTTAGTGCAGATCCTAGTAACAATAACAAAAGGTCTTATTAGAGACAGGAATAAATTGGGGCTGGTGTACTGTAGTAGGAGAATAGTGGCTTACATTTGTGTGTCCTAGCCAACCCTCCCAGAAGAAGAAGTCTTTGCTTTTGTACATCATTGGTtgtagagggagggaggaaggacacacacacatacaatatgCTTTCAACACAAACAATAAGATATACTTTTTCATATATAGCCATGATTTTGTTTTCTCTTCATTCAGAGATGATTGGGTGTGAGGGACGGCACAATGCTAGCATTCTTTTTGCCAGCTTGGCAACCCAGGAATAATAGCAGATATGgctgaaatgtgtttttaaagaaGTGCTTCTTGtatttcattaaaaagaaaaacagagagtCTTGATTGCTTACTGGATTGTGCCTCTCCATGGTTACCTGTCATTCAAAGAAATCTAGCTCTGAGGAATGCTAATTGGCCTTGTTAAAGCAGCTGTAATTGAACTGTGGAGGCAGGCTGCTGGTGGAGCTTTGAATCGGGCATGATCTGGCCATTATTAGTCCTTCTGTCTTTGAGCTACATAGACGAAAAAAGGGGAGATGAAAATCCCTACTGGAGTTATAATTGTTCATTTGGACTTCATGGTTGTTTCCCACAATTTCCCCTGTCCGTGACTGATAATGCACAATTGTCTTGGTTACATTGAGGATGGCCCTATGGCTGGGTTTTATTTgttggtttaaaatatttatatcccaccatatttccttggactcaaggcagctaatagcacaattataagatgcagaatacaaaacagattCTAGCACTGAGTCCCAGATTCTGTTTTTGGTGGCAGGGCTTTGATCTAGACCATTTAAGACATGCAGGATGAGGCTGGGGTGGTGAGTAACCATTCTGAAATCTAGACTGGTCACTTGACATTTGGAAAACAGAAAGTTCCACTCAGTTGATCAGGTCAAACACTCTTAATAGTGGCACAATCCAGCTCCCTAGTGCCTGCCAATCACAGTGGCTGGTGGCTGGTGTGGCACATACCCTTTTGCAGCTGACAAAAAATATAAGACTTTGAACACACTTTGAACTTGAAATATAAGACTTTGAACACACATATAAGTCACCAGGTTCAGACTCCAGAGTTTCTGACCAATGACAAGAGGCTCCGTACAGCATGTCTTTCCCTCTTTGGTGATGATCTCTCAGTCCAAAACCTCTGGACTTAGACAAGACTACTGGGTTAGAAGTATGATTTCTATGCTAATATGGGCTCTGAAATCTCTGCTTAATGAAGTTAAGGAGTTTTATGCAACAGCAAACTAGAGGAATCCCCCCATTCTGATTGTAAAATTATTCTGAGTGTGTTGATACTATATGCTCATGGGCCATGTTTGCACTTGTACTTTAACAATCTtggtatattttaaaaagtgtgacactTTCATTTTTAAGTATATCTATATTGTATCAGGTTCagggttctggtattaacctataaagccctatgaggactggaccggcgtatctgcgggaccccgtctccccatatgaaccccagaggactcttcgttccagtgataaacatctgttaaagatccctggccccaggaaggcccgCCCGGCAtaaaccagggccagggccttttcagtcctggccccagccttgtGGAACGCTCTGCCCAATGAGACCAGAGCctagtgggatttgttatctttccaccaggcctgtaagatagagctgttccgccaggcatatggttgatgtgaGGTGGTGCCTTCTAACCGAGGGAGTACAtcacatgccctccctactagtgacaccctccatctctcacatatttccctgccaaattgttctggagatggctaaaaaggtggttGGCTAGATCATTGTGCCGGTGtgtttattttaatgtattttaactatggtatttaaatgttttatggttttaaatcgtATAAATTGTGATATGTAATTTAAATTttagttgtaatccaccctgagcctgctgatgtgaggagggcagaatataaataaaatagaaataaatacatttctgatTTCTTGTTGGTTTTTTTAAGCTTGAAGTTACTGTTGGTTTTAGTTGTGATTGAGCTCAAAAGCAGTTTAAATGACATATGCTGATGTTATTGACTTTCTAATTTTTATTACACTGGTTTGCTTTTAACTGGAAACAATCTGAAGCTTTCTGGAGAGAGTGTGGCAAGCAGATAAATGCTGCAATGTGTGAGGAGGCCCTAAACCGTCTACAGTTCTGGCTGCAATTGTTTGCacactttttaaagagaaactgGAGTGAATTCAGTGAAACTCCTGAGTAAATGTGTGAAACAGCAGGTTGCATGTCTTGGACTGAAAGTTTTATATCAAACTGATTGATTTTGCAAGTTACAACATTGGCATTATCATGGGAAAGGACTGCCAATTTGCAGACATGAAAAGGTAGAATGTATTGCATAATTGTGCAAGAAATGACTTTTGATCACCTGCCAGAGGATTGGTTCTAAACCAGTTCAAATAAATTGAACTGGATAAAGCTGTTTGTGAATTACATCGGTAATAACGTTAGCTGCCATCCTTTCTTGCATTGAAGATGGTACACATCAGAAAATTATATTAATTATTTATACCTTTCCTAGTTCTAAGCAGGATTTCTGATTTTGGAGAGGAGCATTCACTTATTTGTATGATATGTCAAACTCCAATACTGTTCTGTCTGTACAGGCCCAGGATTTTCATTTAGAATGTAAAGAATCCTGTAGATTTTGTAAATTAAAGTCATGTATTGCACAATTATACAGTATATGCTTCCTTTTTATGAATCCCATATGCAAATATGAAATGCTTCCACTCCTGTATGGAAATGTGCataatttttatttccttttgcaGTTGCTGAAGCTATACTGGGCAGTCCCCTGACCTTCATGGAGGAGGGCTTTTGTGAGTGCCCAAAAAGTTCCAGCAAAGTACAGAAGTAGCCTCACTTATTCTTGTGTATTTAAAAAGCTTCCTTCAGTGAATGGGCAGAAATCACTTCAGCTGCTGTGTGTTCTCCAACCATATTTACCAGGTAATACAAAGGTAGGAACTCTGAGCAGTCATACTGGTTGTTGTCATTCTTATAACCCTTTTATAAACTTCAAGATATCTTCAAATGCATTTTTTGTGCACGAAAACTCAAGTGGCCAAATGTCAATAAACATAATAAATCCATGGAATCCATCCTTCACGTGGTTCCATGTCACAGACACGTTATTGTCCTCTAGCCGTTTCTTGTATAAAAGTCCATCATCTCTTATTAAGTCATATTCACAGGTTAAAATGTAAGTCTTAGGGAGTTGTTGGACAATGGCATCCTCATCTAAAATAGGGGACAGCATCGTCTCATCATTTAGTCTGGTTAGTTCACACAGTTCTTTTGAAAAGGGAATAGGCGAAGGTGGCTTATAGCCTCTGCTTTTAAATTCCTCTGGGATGCAGTCTGCACTAAGCCATTTCTTGTACTTTGTCTTCATGGACTCAGGAACGTGGGCATTGTTCATGAGTCTTTCAACATCATCACCTTTCCCCTTTATAAACACTAAGCCAAGTTTCATAGCCCGCTTCCGAGTCAAGCCAGGACCGAGGTGATTTTGCTGATGGGATGGCAAAGAAAGATCCATTATCTGGAGGAATGGGTAGATCAGGATCTGAGCTTGAACCTTTGGGGTAGTTGAACTTTTTATCAGTTCACGGTTAATAGCAGCAACAAGTGCACCTCCGCTACTTTCTCCGGCGAGAATAATACAGTTAGGATCCACTCCGTAGTCTTTAGAATGGTTCAGGAAGTATGTTGTGGCTGTGAGACAATCTGATAATTGGGCCGGATGTTCATGTTCAGGGGCTAAGCGATACCTGAAACATCAAAATATTTGTTGTCAAACTCTGTCAAAATATTGGAGTCTCTTCAGCTGGATGAGATGAATTGTTAGTAGGACAGGAGATCCTCCCCCAGGAACCAGACCTGAGCAAGGTGTTGTTTTATTAATTTGTTGTTATATTTTCACAACCATAGGCTGTGAATGTTATTTGGCTCAGAGCTATCCTGGGTCTGCTTCTCAGAGTTAGCAGTCTATAGCTGAAGATGACAGGGAAGGCTTCCCTCTGCTACCCTCTCacaatgattatttatttacttcacttatagcctgcctttctcactgagactcaaagcgggtTACAAAATATGAGAAACAATGCAGTCaaacagcataagacatccagtAAATAAtataataggattaggattacagaaaaGAGGAAACAATGCAAATAGAAAACTGTCTAAGGCTCATTCTCCCAAAAGCTCCTATTTCTACCATCTCCTCTTATATCTTCAGTGAAACTAATCAGCTAATGGCTGATAAACAGAGGAGGGACGTGGTTGCACTCAGGAGACATGTACTCTGTGTATTCTAGGACAGCAAGAGACACAACTAAGAGGGAAATGTTTGGGAGAGTGTGACAAGGTCTATGCATCAATCTGAAAACTAGGTCTGATTTTTTTCTGGTAActcctgaacatttttaatgaaGAGAATCTGAAGCATACTTACTCAACATATACAACCACTAAGTCACTTCCTCGAGCAAGATGGCGGCATACTCGTTCATAGCCTCCTGGTGAAGAAAAGAGTAAGTTTTAAAATGTCTCGATCAGGTAGCTCTTCACTACGGAAGCATCATCTGTactgctttaattttttaaattcaacAGTAGATAGAAATGAATTTGTTCAGGGGACAGTGTATGTtacagtgaacagttaaaatgtGATGAATTCACCTGTGACCATCCTGGCTGTATTTTTGTGAATGCCTGAAAATAGATGTATATTTCCCTATTTTTGTACATAGGCCAGAAAAAATTGACTGTCACATTTAAGTGACAGTCAACAGTCACTGCTAAATCCATGAAAGTAGTTGGTCTTTTCAAGTGAAGTTCATCAATCCACCAGTGTGATGTAAAATGGAGAACTGAGGCTATGGTTTGATTGTTGCATTCTTTTCGGAATTCAGGAAGCAACATGCCTTATCTATAAGTCTGCATCCTGTGCCAACGTGGAAGGGTCTAAATTAACCTTTCAGCTATATAACATCCATGTTAGCTATGGGGATTCTGGGATGACAGTCTAGATCTGTCCCTTTGGAAACATTAAGGCTgtacatagtttcaggtgggtagctgtgctggtctgcaataCAAGAACAAGATTAGAATCCAGTTACTCCTTAGAGATTTCCAAGGTaggagaccaactggatttccagggtaggacCTTTCCAGGGTAGGACCAGGGTAGGAAGCTTCCTTCGTTAGATATCAGATGAAGGgaatttgattctcaaaagctcatgtcttggaaatctagttggtctctaagatgccgctggactcgaatcttgctcatcAAGGCTCTAGAGCATTGATGGGGCTGAATTCTGAGAGCCCATGCCATTCCTCACTGCAGGGGTCAGAAGTGTATTTTCTTAAGTAAACTGACCTTTTCTATAATAGAATTGGTGTCATCTAACAGAAAGAGCTCCCTAGCAAAGAAAAAGGAGCTTTGTGGCATAGAATTATATACAAATATGTACATTTACCTTATTATTTGTGACATATAAATCCAAAAAGTGAGAGATAAGATTGCAGTCTGAACTATCTCTATTTCTTACATATTGAAATAACACCTCTTTTCCATGCAAGTGAAACCGCAGGCTAATGTTTGCAGCCCTTCGCAGATCTTACTTTCCATTCTGTTAATGGGAACTGGAAGCTCACCAGTCATACATGTTGGAAATGTATGTGTCCCTACAATGTATCTGATCAATGGCCACTATCTCATGTGAACAGGACAATGTGTGGATTTTCCATGTGTGTACAGAGTCCATTCATGCTTTCTAGAAGATTGAAAAAACAAGATTCTGGTTTGCTTGAATGGAAGCTGTACCCCTCTGGAAAACCATATGTTCCCATTCACACAAGACAGTGACCATGTGGATCAGGGATATTACACTGAGTACACACAGGCTCCTGGTTTGCATGAACAGAATACAATGGAATTGATGCACTGTTTTTTTCGTCACTTGATTCAAATTGGTAGAGTTACTGGGGTGAGACAGAATTATTTTGGGGATGGTATGTGATTCATGGGCTACCAGTTGGCTATCCCTTTCTTAGACACCCACCACAACCATTCTATGAAAATATTAGTATAATCTGATTCATAACTGCTTTTAACTGTCCTTTCTGTGTTATTCTGGGCTGTAGTCACTCTGGAATGAACTTGCTATGGTGATTtgagtttgtttggttttttaactAATTTTAGTAGCTGTAATCATAACACTTACTCAACATGCACTGTTTGCCTGTCGAGGGACAATCTGAATTCTAGAGTTTAACAATGATGTTAAGATCATGATGAACAGTTAAAGTCCTGTGTGCATTTGAAAGCTGTAAGGAATATCACTGAAAAAACTCTGTTGTGAGAACATCTCTGTGGTTAACTACTGTCTGCTTATGTACAAAAACAATGCCTGCAAAGTCCAAGGCCAAATTTACAATGTGTAAAGAAATAACAGAGTGCCCTCTCCATGCCACCTGGTCATACAGCCAATGTGGCTGGTGTATGTGAACTCCCTCAATAGATGGCTTAAGGTGCTCACCCAGTTTTCCTGCCCAACTCATTTTTAAGAAtttgattcatttattttataactttttttaaaaaaaaagtaatcaGACCAGGAttgctttttattattaatttatttaaaaaaaaactctcacTATTGTGAGTGCTGCCAGCAGCAAATGTCCTACCAAAACATGGGATGAGTTCATCCCAGCTCCAAACATGGCTAGCACAACTG of the Eublepharis macularius isolate TG4126 chromosome 5, MPM_Emac_v1.0, whole genome shotgun sequence genome contains:
- the LOC129330972 gene encoding arylacetamide deacetylase-like 4, whose amino-acid sequence is MNIFHRLFMLYLYLFTPVLFVELSLLLYYAFKKAPVPSETKDPKKLRLYHVLSVFIFRLGKIFEKLGICNQIAFVRFVLNLALPGKEPNLLIRDTKFEQVPVRIYQPKTPSAQPRKGLLYLHGGCGIFGSNRGYERVCRHLARGSDLVVVYVEYRLAPEHEHPAQLSDCLTATTYFLNHSKDYGVDPNCIILAGESSGGALVAAINRELIKSSTTPKVQAQILIYPFLQIMDLSLPSHQQNHLGPGLTRKRAMKLGLVFIKGKGDDVERLMNNAHVPESMKTKYKKWLSADCIPEEFKSRGYKPPSPIPFSKELCELTRLNDETMLSPILDEDAIVQQLPKTYILTCEYDLIRDDGLLYKKRLEDNNVSVTWNHVKDGFHGFIMFIDIWPLEFSCTKNAFEDILKFIKGL